taaaagagaaattaaaCGAAAATCTTACTGTTCATTTTTTTCAGACGAAATACTAAAGTCCTGCATGAAACATATATGTAATATGGCTATACGGAACAAAAGTAAAAGGACATAGTATTCTAGGTGAAAGCAGAATTACATGAATGGATAAGTTAAGGAATTAGCAATTTCTGAGAGTTTGCTTACtttcacattttcttttttaatatttaaagaaaTTCACTCACCTTGTTTCTAGCATGCCCATCTACGACGTCCTTCAATGTAATCATCACTTTATCTAGCAGATATCTGCTATGCAACATGCCAAGCTTGGAGATGACAATTTCAGTTAGTCCCCCGATTGTCACCCATTCTTTATTTATCGAATTTGCTTTCATTAGTTCTTGCATTTGTGCAAGAGCCTCCTCGATTGATGCATCTACTCCAGAAAGAAATTTCCCCTTGCAAGCCCTGATTATGATGCAATAGTTGAGCTCTTTCCACTCTTGGATTAATTGCCTCAATTGGAGGTTTGGCCTGAACGACAAATCCTGCAGCTCTTCACCTGTTTCCGGATCAGTTTTCTCCCCCGAGTCAAACCAAGCTTGGATAGAAGCTCTCTCACAGGCAGTACCGGTACATAGGCTTACAGGATCTACCATTATAATTCCTGTTATACAACAAATAAAAGCTTTAAATGGTTGAATGTATTCTTCTCTAGGATCATATCCCTCTATAATGCTAACTCTCTCGAAATATTGGCTTTTGACTTCCTCATAATTTCTTGCAGCATCGGCTCGTGAGAGCAGCTCAATGACTTGATTCAAAAACAAGACTTCAGCTCTCTCTTTCCGGTAAGCagcttcttctttctcttttttgaaattatctAGCTCTTTCGTTATCTCTGCTGGCTCCACTGGCACCCCAGCAGCCCTTGCTATTTCTTTAAGAATATTGTTAGCAAATTCTTGGTCATGTATCTGATCCGATAGACCTTGGTTTAACTTGTTAACAATTTGGAGACGCGACTGAGATGCCTCAAAGTTAGCTCTTTGCATTTCATTCTGCAGCCTAGTTACCTCTTCTGAAATCCCTGACAAGACTTCCATGTTGACTAGGGATAACGCGGCCAGGGATTTACCTATATCCCTAGTGACTTCCTGTACCTCCTTAACAATGCTCCTACATTTGACCAGCAAGTAGAAACGGGCTCGGTTCTTATACTTCTCAACCAAGTCATTAGCCTTCTGCAAGTCAGCTTCAATGGATTCCAAAGCTTGCCTTGCAGCCGGGGAATCGTTTAACTTCTGCAGCTGCAATTCTTTCAAGACGGGCTCAAGGTCCGAAAGATAGTTCCCAAGAACCTTAAAACTCTCCTTCTCGAATACTACATCATTCGCAGCTTGAGCGGTCTTTATTACTTGACTACTAATCACAGCCAAAATAGTCCCAATCGGAACTAATTCCGCCATTATGATACAACTATCAAATTCAAATGGCACTTGTTCTCCTGACTTGATCACTAAATCTATGAAATCTAAGCAAGTTCTTCTGCATTCAACATACTGTCTCTACTCCAACAATCTACTCACTAATCACTATTTCAGATTTTCGACAAATTAAGCAGCTTTACCGAAGATGAAAATCTGAGATTCTACATAAACCAACAAAGTAGTGTAAACATTCCTCATGAAAGTTTGGTACTTGCATATAAataaacaagagaaaaagaagcTAAAAGTGCTAATCTTTTCACAAATGTGTAAGTTCAATTCtacctaaaaaaaaattattttttattctttcaagAAGAGCTAAGTGATTGCAAATTATACACTTTGAAGATGATTAATAAGCTTTCAATCAAAggaaatgaaacaaaattataaCAACTGTATGAAAAAAGGATAGAAATATTCCGACAACCTATGTTGCTCCGACTCTTCAAATATACCAACACATATATGTCGGATCCTCAAAAAGCTATCTTTTTTTAAGAGGATTCGATATGTGTGCACAACATTTTTGGAGGGTCCGAGTAACATAACTAACAACTACGTCACTACTAAGGCTGGCTCTTTCATAACTTCAAGAATTATGAACTCAAGCaagtaaatacaaaaaaaaacagagaaaatgcacctttttttaatatttgaaagcAAGATTGAAGAACCCCATTACTGATTGAGGTATAAACTTCACAAGAAACTTATTACTTTGAGTATTAAAAGATTTCACAAATCAATTTATCccaaaaaatcttaaaatttcagtgcagaaaaggaaaaaaaaaaggaaaaaacaagaAGTTACCTGTTTTTTCTGCTACTCTAAGCTTCAAGGAAATTCTTATGATGACTAGAATTTTCATTAGTTAAGAAAAgactcattatttttaattatattaggaAGACCCATTGACTCATGCAAGTCAATGGATACCAAGAAAATAAcacaacaaattaaaattcttcATCTCATTTTCTTGGAAGAAGCATGACATAATATATTGGAAGCTTTTAAAATTCACTATTGACTGAAGTTCAAATTCcggcaaaataaaaaaaatctgaatgttttctttgtatttgCTTTAAGTCTTGGTAGAATATTGCACCAGCCAACACGAACACCAtcgtcattttaaaaaaaataattcgaTAAATTATAAAGAGGTTATTTTCGATAGATTATGATTATACAattctataaattattttttttcaaaaaaaaaaagaagaaaaaagagactTTAATGGGATGTGTGGAACCCATGCATCAAATGCAGATAAACAGATGTAGACTTCCTTTTAATTATGTCCAGTCAATATTAAAGAAGGGCCTTTGCCCCTAAGACATACGCTGAGCACAGTAGCGGAGTCAAAATATTCACTAAGAAGAGATTTTCTAATCGAACAACTCGAATCCCAAATCCCTGATTAAAGCAAAGGGATCGCAGTCCTGGTTGCATTTTTAGTATCATGTAAACTAGTGAAACATTAGATGAATGTGTCTTCTCCATACAAACATTTCACATTCATAATCTGAAATATTTTCGAGCAAACGATTGAAGATGGTTCACATTAGTAATGATGCTGTGTTAcaaattgaaatgttaaaatGCTTGAACTtgtaatcaaagaaaaaaaggggACAGAAACACCTTCTTTGTGAAGAAACGGAGTGTTCCAACTTCTGTTTGACTGTTACAAGTATGTTAAAAGGAAAGATAAATCAAACACAGCTATGGCAGTGTACAATCAATGGCTTTGCTACACAGTTTTATTGGCAACGAACTCACTTATTGGTGAACACTAATAATAGCACATCCATCTCTTCGCGGAACAGAAAGGAATCAGGATTTTCCTTTGTGCAAGCATTACTAACGGACCTACAAATACTTCTACCCCTCTTCATTTTGTGGGTTGCACGTCTTCCTCAGCTCTGCATTGCTTGGTCCCTCTCTCTCTTACGACCTATTTCTTTTGCAATCTCTCTCAGTTCCTCGGGCGATTGGGGCCTTACAGTTTCTGTAGGATAAACTACATATTCACGCTTCACAAGCAAAAAAAACATGGAAGTTATAAGCCAAAGATATATATTGAAACTGTGTTGCAAAGAGTTACAACACCAATCGTGGTATAAATTCATTTagatatataatatgatttggagATGATCGTTGTTACAGCATCTGCTCACTGAAGAGCCAATTCCAACTGAGGTAGCTTCATGCTAAATCTACATCATGCTGATAGAATAGAGCACAGAAATTGAAATGGACTTGAAGGCAATcagaaaaaatgcagaaaaatgaaTACTAAAGCCCAGAATGAAAAGCATAAGCCTTCTCTTGTGATAAAACACATCCACCAAATTATCATCTTCTTTGTTTTTTGGGGATGGGGGTTTGGGGGGTGGGAGGAGTCATatcaattaaattcaaaatgtttttgaTATTTAACTGACACCATAACCCTGATGGCATCTGAACTATCTCCATCGTCCAACGTAACTAGTCAAGCTCACAAGAATAGCGTTGCTAGTAAAACATAATTAGGTCTCTTATGACCATACGTTTCCTATTTAACTCCTTTTTTTTCCCTTCAAATATAATGCTCAGAGAAATTTCTTTTATCAGCTCCTAAATTTTCAGTTGCGGTAACTATGATTAAAATAAGCAGGAAGCTAATAGAATGTGGAAAGGGTCAGTGAATTTCTTAAAACTATCTATTTAAGGAATGCATTGTAATCAATCCAGAATATAGGAGTTATAATAGGTATTTCAACATTACCTTTCAAAAAAAGTTAGGTCTTTGTCAGTTCAGGAATTCATTATTAGTTAAGCAATTTTCCTATTTACTTCAGCGGCTTACCAAAGGTTTTCCAAGTGTATATACAACTCATGATAAGCTTAGAATGAGAGACCAGAGTGAGAGAGAAACAGAGAGTGACAAACTTTGAAAGTCAATTTGGCAGCAATCGTCAAAAGCAAATGCAGAGAAGAATTGATCTGAAATGAAGCACTTCGTCTATCAACAAAAGGTGGTTGTTCTGTTGTACTTCTATAGAAGCCATTGCAATCTCCAAACATTGTCCAATGCGGGACCAAAACCACCAAAGCAGTGGAAACTATTTGGCTCACGTGACTTGGGAGTTACATGGGCTTATAATAACTATTAACTTCAAAGAGAACACAAATGAAACCTGAAAAATAAGCTATTGATGGAAGCTTAAAAATATTTGTGATTACACCCTGAAGAACGCACCTACATAAAGTTTCAGATAACTTTGCCAACCTaaaaagaaaatgcaaaatgTTTGTGAATGCATCATCAGTTTGAAATAAAACATTCGGAGATTTGGAAGCACCGAAGATGAGCTGCATCATCAGTATGACACCAGAAACAACTGAATGCATCTTACTACAACTTAGACATATTAGAATATATTTTCAGTGAGGTAAACTGTACAACAAAGAAATAGCTGGTCTAAACACATAGATGATCCAACTATACTACCTACCAAAAAGTAGAAGACATATCTTACTAAGTATGAACAAATGATCATCTTTAAGCCTCACAATATCCAGGCATCTTTTAACATCTTGCAACCATTGACACTTCACCATTCAAAGTACATACTTGGCCTGCACTTATCACATTTGAGGATCACTCAAGTTGCGCACTTAATATTCATAGCCAAGCTACACTTCTAGTGGCTGGCCTTTTTAGAGGTGTAAATGGTTAAAGAAAAGATTGGGAAGGTAAAATAATTCATTTCAGTTAAATAAAATGACCAGGCTGACTATTTCCTGTGTATTCCTTCCTTCGATTTAACCAACAAACACCTAAAGAAACACATTCAAGTAAAATTTTACCGCCCAGAATCTCAGACATGCATTTCACGTGTCAAACAGTACAGAGACCATAATACATGTGGAAGTATTTTAACGAGTCTACGAATCTTCCAAGAACATGAGAGTCTATCCAAATCCAAAAACGAAAGCAAGATCTAAGAAGTAGCTATATCCATAGAATCTATGTCAAAATGGCCAATCATCTGTGGAGCAACAACTCTCTCTTTTTCACACTTCTGCTCAACTTCTTTGCTATCTTATTGCTATTTTAATTTCGGCGGCATGCAACACCTTCTCCTCTTTGTCGCTCATTCACCCTCTCTTATGCTCCCTCCATACCATTTTATATGATGCTGTTTAGTTGGCATGTAGTTCAAGAAAGAACgaaaaacttttgaaacttgtggtTTAAAACAAGTCATAGATACTTGTTTGCCTATACATAGGTAAAATAAAAAGGTTGAACTTAAACTATTTCTAAATATAGAACGGTATCGTTCTTTTTGGGATAGACTAAGATATCACACTTTCCGCAACAAACTAAAAGGGAAAGTGCATTACATAAATTGCGACATCAGAAGTATATTTCTTCCTAGTCTCTTTCAGAGTTTCTTCATTGCTTAGTTCTGCATTATACACTCTAGTGCAAGGCCCGTATCTGAATGCCAGCACTAGCTTAGTGCTTGGCTATTCTAAATGcacaaaatacatattttaccTATCAAAAAGAGGTTCTGCATTATACACTCTTCAATCCAGGATCTACATCCATTCTCAACGATTAGTTCAAGCTTGTTGTCTAGCATATGTAAAATTACTAAATACAGATCACACAAAACATTCCAATTTACATAATCTTCTTCAATTGTTATGAAAGATCATAGTGTTCACCTCATTTGACTTAACTAATACATCAAGACTTTACCTTTCAAACTCCCCAACCCCACCTCCCAATTCCTTCAATTAAAAAAACCCTAGACAGCAGAAACACCTATTTCAAGCGATTCCCATTTCCCTCTCTGATTATATTCAATCAATCAGCTAAGGCTCAATGTCAAACTAGTTATCAATCCATTATACAAATCATATGTATCTATTCCCCACTATTTGAGACCATTTCATTCAAAAAGGTAAAAGGGATTGCATTTTTAAGCCTCTATAAACACCACCTCCAACAATTACTCAGTTTTTACAAATCAGCAACACAATCAAACTAGACATGTAAAAAGGGTTTGACTCGAGCTGAAACATAAACCCCAAGAAAACTGGAAACCCAGAAAAATTAAAGCATAAAGAACGCAAATTTACCataaatagagaaaaaagagaggagaaaattTACATGTCCCATGACTTTCTGAagatttttgttgttgttggcgAATATGTACATGAGACCAATTGGAACTGATACGTATACTGCGAACTTTACTATCTCTAATACACCCTTTGAAGTTCCAATAGACGACatcgtcttcttcttcttcctgcTCAAATGAAAATCTGCTAAgctttaattttgattttcgaTTTGCAGAGACGAACGAGAGGATGAGAATTCAGATGCGTGGAGCGTTGAGCTTTAATAGTAAAAATGGCACCGTATGGAGACCAAAATCCAAATTGGGCAAAAACATAAATTAGCATCTAACCAGAGGAAAATTTCACAAATAGCCACTAAAAATACCTTAATTAAGTTTCATAGATATATAGTATTACAATTTATAGCTACATGTTATAAAAATGAGAGAGACAAGCTAGAGTGAGAGGCGACCGACAAAAGAGTAGAGagaaataaattgtatttgtatatatatatctgtcagacaattatatatatgtaactgATATATATATCTGGAGAGTGAAATTGAGAGAGGAAAGAGAGAGGCGAGCTAGAAAGGACAGAGAGTGGAGACAGTATATGTGTATCtgttatataattgtatatgtataagaGTGGAAAGTGacgagagagaggagagaggtgcACATAATTATAGCTAAAAAAAAGTTGCAAGAGGTAATTAACTCAAACTATATGGCTTTTCTCAAGAAGTGTTCGAAATTTTTTGTAACGACTTTATCTTTTCAATCAAACACTATATTGGAAAAACTATTAGTATTTCAATTTCTACAAATAAAATCATTGGGATAAAGAATGCTATGCTGTTGTAGCATGTCATTATGGTTAAAGATGTACTTTCTAGTTTGGTGTATGCAAActacattttcaaaaaatgaaatgttTGTCATGACCTATGTCCCCTCTTCAGTTTGATGGACCTTTCACATAACCAACACCTTAGAATGGCCATAGGATGCACAAGAATTTAGTCGTCGCTCcaatgcaagaacaaaacaccaaatgaaaaagaaaaaaggcatAACAAGACCTCATGCAATCATGTGTGGCTTAAACATGTAAAATACCATATAGCAAATATTCCAAAGTAGCAATAACGCATCCATAGTAGGATTAAAAAGCATGGTGTTTAACTAACAGAATCCTAAGTTGCATTACAAAGCACTAAAATAACTTAACAACGACATCATTGTACAACTTAAAAACACGCCGCCCATGCCCAAAAACAAAATTGTTGATACTAAAAATGTCTCAGCTGGGACACTTATTCTTcagctttcttcttcttcttctttttatctttcttcttttccGTGGTTTCTGGTTCATCCTCATCGACATCAGCGtgtttcctcttctttttcttacttTGTTCGACTTCTACATTTTCCACTTCATTATCTGcatgtttcttctttttcttcttctccttcttcccAGTTTCTTCAGGCTCTGCGCCATCCTCCGCTTCAGcagatttcttcttctttttctttttcttctctcctTCAGTAACAGGGGATTCATCACCTGCTGCTTCCTCGGTTTGATCATCTATACTCATTTTCTTTTCCTCATTCTCAGTGTGTCCCATAACAGAATCAGCAGAAGGATTGTAAACCTACAGAAGGAGAAGTCAATACTGGAAGCAAACCAAGAAACTCTAGCATACAAGAAAAGACAGTCCCAAACCTTAGCTGGTGTTATCAACCCTCCTTTTTTGCGATCCTTGTCATAAACTTCAATCTTAGGTTTGCCCTTAGCAGACCCAGCTGATTTGCTCAACTCTTTGCCTTCTAAGGCTCTTAAGCGTGCCTCAAGCTAAAAAAAAGTCGCATATGATAATAATCAGACTACACAGGGATaagaatgaaaaatatcatCCTAAGATAATAATTAGTACAATCGTTACCTTGGCACGATTCTCCAAACCCATGGAATTATCTTGGCTATCTGCAAGAGCATCGTATCGAATAGCCAATGCAGTTTTTGCAGCAAGAGATCTTGAAATTTTACCCTTGTGTTTTGGTGCTGCCTGTCCAATCAAAGATGCATGATATATAAGCCCATATTTTGGAGTTGCGTGTTTTGTCTTCAAAGCTCTGAAAAGAGCCTTTTCAGCACCAAGTATCTGAACTGTACTTCCAGGTTGCTTCGCGAGATTCATTAAGCTACCACCATGAGCAATAAGCCGAGCACCAACAAGTTCTCCAACAAGAGCTGTAAGATTTGGAGCAATGGTGTTCATCCTGCTCTTCAAATAATCATACAACTGAGCTCTGTACTCGGAGAATGAAAGAACTTGGGTGCATAAATCTTTAATATTCTCCAGATCAAGATCACTAACTTCAGTACCCATGGAGATCATCGATGCCTCTTTCAATGCAGTCTCAACCTCTTCTGGGAGTATCTGTAAAACATTATCATACAAAAAGTGTGAAATTTCGTCTTGTGTAATTAAGAATGAAGTGTGAATCTTGTATAAGCAAGATTGCTCATTGGACTACAATATATCAGAAAACTTCATTCCAACAAGCAAGCTAGCCAACATACAAATGAATACTACTGAATGAACAGTAGTCAACTTTTTTAGTACAACTCATTTGAAACATTTAAAAAGAAGCCACTCCTTACCTCAGAGAAATCCAACTTTGCAGCATTTGTACGGTCACCCATcaacttcacagccttggcataaAGAATGTTATCTTGTACAATCTTTGCGAGTTCCGGGAAATGCCAACCATACCATTCTCGGACCCTCATAGCATATGTATTTAGCTCTTTATCAAGATCATCCAACAAGCTAATGGCCTGTACAATCATTGTGTCCACCTGTAAAAGAAATAAACAGTCAATTGTACTGTTACATgtttaataaaaagataaatcagtaaaaaatataattggaCAAATGACTGCTACCCAGAGACATATTTACATGTTTTCATCAAAATATCTATAAGTTATCAAGAGAACTTATAAGTTATCAAGAGAACTTCAAGAGGCAGAAAATCGTACGCTTGTAAAACATTCTTTTAACTGTTAGttataataaatatacattgcacaatagcATAGCCCAAGCACTAGTCTTATCCACTACAAGCTAAACAGACTTTGTCAGGATTCCATGAATTACAGGAAACTACATAAACTCCATGGCAAGAAACTGTCAGATCTCAGGAAACCACATAAACAGAGTGTAACTACTCAAATTACATGTGAAGCATCAAAAGGGATACATATGCAATGAACATAAAAGTGGCTGCGCAAACAATGAGATTGCCAGCCTAAATGCTTCACCATCAGTATGCTTTAGTGCCAACAGTACTCCATACTTTTGTAAATTATACTCTTTAGACCTTCTGTTAcagttaaaaattaaacttcaaagCATCAGAATTGACTATTTCCAGGCTGAAATCAAATAATTGAGACTGTCTAAAATTCTAATAATGGCCATCAAGCATCATAAGAAATTGTATAGAACAATTTTGTCCAACAACAGATTACAATCTCAAATTATTTAAGATAAAGTAATActaaaactttagcagaaagGATACAAACTAGAACATACAAAATCAGAGTGTTCCATAGCAGTTGATTTTTTATAAGGTCACCGCCCAAAATCCCTTACCCAGGAGTTATGGTTAGTCCTTTTCCACTATGTTTCCTTGCTGGATTGAACCACCTAACCACATCGTTGAAGGTGGAGGATCCTTTCATTCGCTATATTTCCGTTTTATACACTACACTGACCTTTGTTTCTCTCCATGCAATCACTTATCCCAATATTTGTTATGAAAGAATATCCATAATGAAACCACATAGAACATGAAATAAATCAGTCAACGTATAGCAAATTACCTTGTCAGGACTAAACTTTAGCTTGTATCTTGAAAGACTGTGAGATAAACCCAAGCTCATTGGGGCCAAGTCTTGAGATGCAAGACCAGAAATGAGCTCAGTCAACTGACTTCTAACTCCTCTCATCAATTCCATGACAGAATTATTATGAACACAATCAATTTGCTGCAAACACATTCCACACCAACATCagccaaaaataaatattgagaaccaaaacaaacaaaaaaatgaagaacTGACATAAGAAGGAAGCAGACCAATTTCTCTTTAATTGCATTTCCTAGCTTTGAATCAGCAACCCCCAAGGTTTCACCATCACAGTGTGCTTTCAAGAACTTGCGCAGTCCTTTGCTGGGTTTGCTATCTATCAACAACGTAGCTGCTGACAGAGCTTCTGAGGTGTTTTCAAACTTGGAGAAAGCTTTTAGCTTCACGACCTGTTTTCATACCAACCAGTCAAGTAAATGAAGAATGTATGAAACATAAAGTTAGAAACTTTACAAGCACAATTTATCTCCAAATTTCAACATGCTACACCAAGATTTCTACCTCACGATCAACTCATTAAATGGTTTGCTCAAAAAAATTACCTTTCTAGCGGAATCAGTTGAGGAGAAGTCCTTCCACAAATCCTGcaacaaacacaaaaaagaaaaacgattctataaaacatgaaaacacagaagaaggagaaaaaggGTAAGAGATGAATCCTATGATACCTCAACTTTGGAGAGCTTTCCCTCATCCAAAACTTTGAAAAGGGCAAAACCTGCCGGTGTTTCAAACAATACCAACATCTCCGGAAGAATCTGTTAACAAAGGGTTTAAGGTTtatctttaagaaaaatcaCTACGCAGAAGGAGTAATAAACGAACCATAAATCTAATGTTACCTTTTTCCGGCGCGCCGATTATGGAACTACGATGGATTTTCACCTCCACAAAACGGAACTCCGAGAGAGGAGAGAATTTGAAGGCGGAGGCTTATTTGgaattagggtttagggtttactGGAGTGTGTTATTTAAGTGAGGAAGAAAGAGAAAAGGGTTAGGGTATAAGCAATGTGGGCGGGTCAAAAACAATTTGGGTTGGGCtgatatttatgaattttgggTTGGGCTTATATTgggctgatttaaaataaaggaACTTTGTAAAACAACTAagactagaaacataattagGTTGCTTAGTTACAGTTTATTTAATTACgattcgtagctacatgttagaAAGAGGATagaggtgagcgagattgaaagaggaaaaatagaggcaagaaaaatatttgaacataGAGGAGAGAAACACAATATAGTTGTATGTCTAATTGATAATTGTTATCACAAATACAATTGTTTTGTATCAAAAAATTAACTACTAGATGGAGGCGAGAGACGAGCGGGATTGGGAGAGGAGGGAGAGAGAAGACCGATATGTGGGGATATAGAAGAGATATGAGAGATGAGAGATttacaattgatttgtatatatGAACAATAATTGTATATCTGATCAATAAGGGTTGTGATGATGTGGTAAGTACTCCTTCATACTTAACCATAGTTTTTGGATTCGATTCTCCCTAGGTACGGAGTCATCTTTGTTAGGAAACGTTTTACCCCGCCCTTCTCTTATGGGACTTTCTGATGTGAATCCGAATTTAGTCAAGCTTCACCTGGTgggaaaacaaaaagaattacaTTTTCAAAGGCTATTATATTCGCTTTGTTGATGCAAATCAAGTGTATCAAGTATATTACAATTTGTATCATCGAATATAATTTTACTAACAATTACAATTGTTATGAATCATAATTCTTTCAAACTATAGTTGCGTATACCAAATACATATCACATATTTGTCTTCGTATGTAATTCTTCCATTTAGAATTCAGAAGTTGTGTCCAATATGAAATACAATTGTTACGTATATAATTCTTTCAAACTATAGTTGTgtatataaatacatatcatGTGTTTGCCTTCTCATGTAATTCTTCCATTTAGAATTGAGAAGTTGGGTTCAATATGGAAGGAATTAAAGGAAATTACATAAGGTTAAATTTAGGTAGAATTTGTTATAGATACATCATATCCAATTGGACTCACATGTACTGTTTCGTCCGCCCGCctctctttctttatatttgtattttaaaatgtatttcttATCccagatatacatatataatgtgAATCGCATGTATTTGAAATGCATATACACTCTCGCTCGCTTCTCTTCTACCTCGCTCGCCTCGTTTCATATGATTTCAAAGTAAGAAATACATGCATTTTGGTGTACatgactaaatttttttattaattagtgAAACAAGATGCAgtttttaaaattgtaaaaagagttaataaatataatacgaATGTTTGTGTAATTAAGTAATTTTCCGTAATCTTACCCCAACACCCCTAAAATGtaattttctctatatatttaAGGTGGTAGGTACGATCATACTTAATTTCCAACTTGAATTGAAAATTTAGTTTAATAAACTATATCTTATACATTTGTGTACTAAGTCCACACTTGTATAGAAAGCAATATTAATAGTAAAGTATATTGGTACCTTATACTActtatatgaaaaatttggATTCATCTTATCATCTCTAAATATCCAAAGAATTAATTGGTTGTTTGCTTTCACTTTGTCTTTTAGTACTAAGATAGGTTACTATGAGACTAATTAACATACATCTAGCACCTAATTATGTTTGTTACTTGTGAGGAAATAGATAATGAAAATGACATGAAAGAATGATTAGGatctttgattatttttttgt
The nucleotide sequence above comes from Solanum pennellii chromosome 9, SPENNV200. Encoded proteins:
- the LOC107031649 gene encoding uncharacterized protein LOC107031649, which gives rise to MSSIGTSKGVLEIVKFAVYVSVPIGLMYIFANNNKNLQKVMGHREYVVYPTETVRPQSPEELREIAKEIGRKRERDQAMQS
- the LOC107031403 gene encoding probable nucleolar protein 5-2, whose translation is MLVLFETPAGFALFKVLDEGKLSKVEDLWKDFSSTDSARKVVKLKAFSKFENTSEALSAATLLIDSKPSKGLRKFLKAHCDGETLGVADSKLGNAIKEKLQIDCVHNNSVMELMRGVRSQLTELISGLASQDLAPMSLGLSHSLSRYKLKFSPDKVDTMIVQAISLLDDLDKELNTYAMRVREWYGWHFPELAKIVQDNILYAKAVKLMGDRTNAAKLDFSEILPEEVETALKEASMISMGTEVSDLDLENIKDLCTQVLSFSEYRAQLYDYLKSRMNTIAPNLTALVGELVGARLIAHGGSLMNLAKQPGSTVQILGAEKALFRALKTKHATPKYGLIYHASLIGQAAPKHKGKISRSLAAKTALAIRYDALADSQDNSMGLENRAKLEARLRALEGKELSKSAGSAKGKPKIEVYDKDRKKGGLITPAKVYNPSADSVMGHTENEEKKMSIDDQTEEAAGDESPVTEGEKKKKKKKKSAEAEDGAEPEETGKKEKKKKKKHADNEVENVEVEQSKKKKRKHADVDEDEPETTEKKKDKKKKKKKAEE